The following are from one region of the Magallana gigas chromosome 6, xbMagGiga1.1, whole genome shotgun sequence genome:
- the LOC105322427 gene encoding lysoplasmalogenase TMEM86A, producing MDIKQEEIILRLKNLFLIPFYVLSAVYFVLYQPFLHYPEETFSAAFFKVLPILALIGFVRLNAGDEDIIHNPIPKSDFHKFTILGLLFSSIGDACLIARETMFIPGMLFFSIAQAWYMYALGPGNKGSRLESIFYLGGTGTFLFLECSIDGIFMKFLVLIYTGLIFTVGWRAASRFEREQSYPAFLGFAGILLFTFSDFLIAINKWKFYIPFTEFLVMITYYGGQLGIALGTLKH from the coding sequence ATGGATATAAAACAGGAGGAGATCATATTACGCTTGAAAAACCTATTCCTTATTCCATTTTACGTGCTGAGTGCTGTGTACTTTGTACTCTATCAACCATTCTTGCACTATCCCGAGGAGACCTTTTCCGCCGCTTTCTTCAAAGTTCTTCCGATTCTCGCACTGATCGGATTTGTAAGATTGAATGCGGGAGATGAAGACATAATTCACAATCCAATACCCAAGAGCGACTTTCATAAATTCACGATTCTAGGGTTACTGTTTTCCAGCATCGGTGATGCTTGTCTCATTGCAAGGGAAACCATGTTCATTCCCGGAATGTTGTTCTTCTCCATTGCGCAGGCGTGGTATATGTATGCGCTTGGTCCTGGGAACAAAGGTAGTAGGTTAGAATCCATCTTCTACCTGGGAGGAACCGGTACATTCCTGTTCTTGGAGTGCAGCATAGATggcatttttatgaaatttttggTGCTCATCTACACCGGCCTGATTTTCACGGTGGGGTGGCGTGCAGCTTCTCGATTTGAGCGGGAACAGTCGTACCCCGCTTTCCTCGGGTTTGCTGGGATACTCTTGTTCACATTCTCCGATTTCCTGATCGCGATCAACAAATGGAAGTTCTACATCCCGTTCACGGAGTTTCTAGTTATGATCACATACTATGGTGGCCAGCTTGGAATTGCGCTAGGAACATTGAAACACTAA
- the LOC105322428 gene encoding sorbitol dehydrogenase, whose translation MANPTVILKKQGEIVIEDCPIPEPKPGEVLLQMQDVGICGSDVHYWQHGRIGDFVVKAPMVLGHEASGVVSKVGEGVSNLKVGDRVAIEPGVPCHTCKNCKIGRYNLCPDMKFCSTPPVHGNLAKFYTHAADFCFKLPDNVSTEEGAFLEPLSVGVHACRRAGVSLGSRVLVCGAGPIGLVNLMTAKANGASEVCITDIDEKRLEMAKAVGADYTVLVKSRDGQEVARQIEEVMGQKPEITIECSGAPPSIQTAIYATESGGCVVLVGLGPADVTLPIVNASVREVDIRGIFRYVNCYPTALAMIASGKVNVKPLITHRFKLQDSVKAFETVAKGEGIKVMIHCA comes from the exons ATGGCAAATCCAACTGTTATCTTGAAAAAGCAAGGAGAAATCGTCATT GAGGATTGCCCAATACCAGAACCAAAACCAGGAG AGGTTCTCCTTCAAATGCAAGATGTTGGAATCTGTGGCTCAGACGTTCACTATTGGCAGCATGGAAGAATTGGAGACTTTGTTGTTAAAGCACCGATGGTGCTTGGTCATGAAGCCAGTGGGGTGGTCAGTAAAGTAGGAGAGGGTGTGTCCAACCTCAAAGTGG GTGACCGGGTAGCCATTGAGCCAGGTGTTCCCTGTCACACCTGTAAGAACTGTAAGATTGGGCGGTACAACCTTTGTCCGGACATGAAGTTCTGTTCCACGCCCCCTGTCCATGGAAACCTGGCCAAATTCTACACCCATGCTGCGGACTTCTGTTTTAA GTTACCAGACAATGTAAGCACAGAAGAGGGTGCTTTTCTGGAGCCCCTGTCTGTGGGGGTCCATGCTTGCCGTAGGGCAGGGGTCAGTCTTGGGAGCAGGGTACTTGTTTGTGGGGCGGGGCCAATCGGACTGGTCAACCTCATGACGGCAAAAGCCAATGGAGCTTCAGAAGTCTGTATCACAG ACATTGATGAGAAGAGGTTAGAAATGGCCAAGGCTGTTGGAGCAGACTACACTGTGCTTGTCAAAAGTAGGGATGGACAGGAAGTGGCCAGACAGATAGAGGAAGTAATGGGTCAGAAGCCAGAGATCACCATAGAATGCAGTGGGGCACCACCAAGCATACAGACAGCCATATAT GCAACAGAGTCGGGTGGCTGTGTAGTGTTGGTTGGACTAGGACCAGCGGATGTCACTTTGCCGATTGTTAATGCTTCTGTTCGTGAAGTCGATATTCGAGGAATTTTCAGATATGTAAACTG CTATCCAACAGCACTGGCCATGATTGCTTCAGGAAAAGTTAACGTCAAGCCTCTCATCACCCACCGATTCAAACTCCAGGACAGCGTGAAAGCTTTTGAGACGGTTGCCAAGGGCGAGGGCATAAAGGTCATGATTCATTGTGCTTAG
- the LOC105322429 gene encoding lamin Dm0, with translation MATVTPSKSRRSTRTEEESPSTSGVTSPGRRARAASPARITRQEEKTQLQNLNDRLAAYIDRIRNLETENNRLLVQVRSTEETVSREVSSVKSMYENELEDARRVLDDTAKEKARLQIENGKLKADADEWKGKYSKRDREARDAENSAQKLQKENNDLQARTSDAEAARKALDTEINKLKGELANLERQLAHAKKQLEDETLLRVDLQNRLQSTKEDLQFKTQMFEQQLTERTVTTSKEYDEVDASNIREEYESKMQEALQEMREQHDRQLQEVRGEVETIYERQVGSLKSALNRSTSGPTATTDEIKITRKRIDEMSSELTKLKKENAALEAQVSNLQSQLTREQEEFEERLTMKDQEIADLRATIEEQSQEYADILEVKIKLDNEIATYRKLLETEEERLNMSQTSSPGSTPGSRRGHKRKRVALAEQVQEFESHSTSGFSSQSSSSGNINIEEIDSDGKFIKLHNESDEDVAVGSWQLQLRHSEADDAESKAHYKFHRSLQMKAHTFCTVWSSGTGQTHSPPSDLVMKGSKWVPNKDAMVCVLINSDGEEVARRAMTKKVQRFTTSTYRPLSEPGAERAERDRCSIM, from the exons ATGGCGACCGTGACACCCTCTAAGTCCCGGAGATCTACCCGAACCGAGGAGGAATCACCCTCGACTAGTGGGGTCACATCCCCGGGGAGGCGGGCTAGGGCGGCATCGCCCGCGCGCATCACCCGACAGGAGGAGAAAACTCAGTTACAGAATCTGAACGATCGTTTGGCGGCGTACATAGATAGGATCCGAAATCTGGAAACAGAGAACAATCGATTGCTTGTGCAGGTGCGTTCTACGGAGGAAACCGTGTCACGAGAAGTGTCCAGTGTGAAATCGATGTACGAGAATGAATTGGAGGATGCTCGCCGGGTTTTAGATGATACTGCCAAAGAAAAGGCTCGTCTGCAGATCGAGAATGGAAAGCTCAAAGCAGACGCCGATGAATGGAAGGGCAA ATACAGCAAGAGAGATCGGGAGGCTAGAGATGCTGAAAATAGTGCCCAGAAATTGCAGAAAGAAAACAATGATCTACAGGCCAGGACAAGCGATGCGGAGGCAGCAAGGAAGGCTCTTGACACTGAAATCAAT aaattgaaaggaGAGTTGGCCAATCTGGAAAGGCAGCTTGCACATGCGAAGAAGCAGTTAGAAGATGAGACACTGCTGAGGGTGGACCTACAGAACAGACTCCAGAGCACAAAGGAAGACCTGCAGTTCAAAACGCAGATGTTCGAACAG CAACTGACTGAGAGGACAGTGACTACTTCCAAAGAGTATGATGAAGTTGATGCCTCCAATATCAGAGAGGAGTACGAGAGCAAGATGCAGGAGGCTCTGCAGGAAATGAGGGAGCAGCACGACAGGCAACTCCAGGAAGTCAGAGGAGAAGTGGAAACTATTTACGAACGACAG GTGGGATCTCTGAAGAGTGCCTTGAACAGAAGTACGAGTGGACCTACAGCTACTACCGATGAGATTAAGATTACAAGGAAGAGAATCGATGAGATGTCCTCTGAACTCACAAAGTTAAAGAAGGag aATGCAGCTCTAGAGGCCCAAGTATCAAACCTCCAAAGTCAGCTGACACGGGAGCAAGAAGAATTTGAAGAGCGACTGACCATGAAGGACCAGGAGATAGCGGACCTGCGCGCCACCATAGAGGAGCAGAGCCAGGAGTATGCTGACATTCTGGAGGTCAAGATCAAACTGGACAATGAGATTGCCACATATAGAAAGCTTTTAGAAACTGAAGAGGAAAG gTTAAACATGTCACAGACCTCCTCCCCAGGATCTACCCCAGGCAGCAGGCGGGGACACAAGAGAAAGAGAGTAGCCCTCGCTGAGCAAGTCCAGGAGTTCGAATCTCACTCAACCTCAGGGTTCTCTTCACAGTCTTCTTCCTCTGGAAATATTAACATTGAAGAAATTGATTCAGATGGAAAATTTATCAAACTTCACAATGAATCTGATGAG GATGTTGCAGTTGGATCTTGGCAGTTGCAGTTGCGTCACTCGGAAGCAGATGATGCAGAGAGTAAAGCACACTACAAATTTCATCGCTCTCTTCAGATGAAGGCACACACATTCTGTACA GTGTGGAGCTCTGGCACTGGTCAGACCCACAGTCCACCAAGTGACCTAGTTATGAAGGGCTCAAAGTGGGTCCCCAACAAAGATGCCATGGTCTGTGTTCTAATAAACTCTGATGGGGAG GAGGTTGCGAGGAGAGCAATGACCAAGAAAGTTCAGAGATTTACTACCTCTACATACAGACCATTGTCAGAACCTGGAGCAGAG AGAGCAGAGAGGGATAGGTGTTCAATCATGTAG
- the LOC105322430 gene encoding uncharacterized protein yields MRKRTIVKPKAVADTGSGSVQKEEYSVKSKGEQSSDSGGGGGWGRRLLKAVQILIVITLVPPFLNYAALQKETQELRPDNGQLYDVAWGQKLFKKCHGKGPPTVILDAPTGMTSDVWELVWPSIAKFSRVCVYDRAGLGFSDRPLKNHSQSDGEDAKSNIRNRWHPFTIERMADDLNKLITASSQEPQPFILVGAELGALVAQFYTQMFENQVAGILLINPLSDDLFELDSGSWEKHWYGNLIPSFQSLQLGAALGLVRLALIVGLISQPLTGTNLAEDVVNRQKYLLCHPKHLSSVVDEYHFINESFSQIRTMRMLKTVPSNVSVTVLSGNYYDELMPSHLNKAWAKSEQNLLTKYYPRAKHIVINSSDRHMLYRNPDAISEQVIKMIKQIRNKLRIKNG; encoded by the exons ATGAGGAAAAGAACAATTGTTAAACCGAAAGCTGTCGCTGACACTGGAAGTGGTTCAGTTCAAAAAGAAGAATATTCAGTAAAG TCCAAAGGAGAGCAGTCCTCGGACAGTGGGGGTGGAGGGGGATGGGGGAGGCGTCTCCTGAAAGCTGTACAAATTCTGATCGTCATCACACTTGTTCCGCCATTCCTGAACTATGCAGCATTACAGAAAGAGACCCAGGAACTACGGCCTGATAATG GACAGTTGTATGATGTTGCTTGGGGACagaagttatttaaaaaatgccatGGAAAAGGGCCTCCTACAG TAATATTGGATGCCCCCACTGGCATGACCTCTGATGTGTGGGAGTTAGTGTGGCCAAGCATTGCAAAATTTTCAAGG GTATGTGTGTATGATAGAGCAGGACTTGGCTTCAGTGATCGTCCATTAAAG aATCACTCTCAATCTGATGGAGAGGATGCCAAGAGTAACATTAGAAATAGATGGCACCCATTTACAATAGAAAG AATGGCAGACGACTTGAACAAATTAATTACAGCAAGCAGTCAGGAACCACAACCTTTCATTTTGGTTGGAGCAGAGTTAGGGGCCTTGGTGGCACAATTTTACACCCaaatgtttgaaaa tCAGGTAGCTGGGATATTGCTGATAAACCCTCTGTCAGATGATCTGTTTGAACTAGATTCTGGTTCATGGGAGAAACATTG GTATGGCAATTTGATTCCAAGTTTCCAGAGTTTACAGTTGGGAGCAGCCCTTGGTTTGGTTAGACTGGCACTTATTGTGGGGCTGATCAGTCAACCATTGACTGGAACCAATCTTGCAGAAGATGTGGTCAACAGACAG aaatatttactGTGTCATCCAAAACACCTCAGCTCAGTAGTTGATGAATATCATTTCATCAATGaatcattttcacaaattag GACTATGAGGATGCTAAAGACAGTCCCCAGTAATGTCTCTGTCACTGTATTAAGTGGAAACTATTATGATGAGTTAATGCCAAGCCATTTAAATAAG GCTTGGGCAAAATCGGAGCAGAATTTACTGACAAAGTATTATCCTCGAGCCAAGCATATAGTCATAAACAGTTCAGACAGACATATGCTGTATAGAAATCCGGATGCCATTTCAGAACAAgtgattaaaatgattaaacaaataagaaacaaattgaGGATTAAAAATGGATAA